Part of the Bacteroidota bacterium genome, CATCGACATGGACGCATTCTATGCGTCGGTTGAACAAAGAGACGATCCCAGCCTCAAGGGTAAGCCTGTGGTGGTTGGCGGCAATCCCTTTGGGCGGGGTGTTGTGAGTGCTGCCAGTTATGAAGCCCGTGCCTGGGGTATCCATTCTGCGATGCCGGCAAGTCAGGCGTTAAAACGGTGTCCGCACGTCGTTTTCTTGCGGGGCGATTTTAAGAAATATCGCACCATATCACGCCAAATGCGCACGATTCTGGCAGATTATACGGAATTGATTGAGCCCGTGAGCCTGGATGAATGTTACCTGGATGTCTCTGAGTTGCCTGATGATCTGCCTACAGCCACAGCGGTGGCGCAGGAAATTCGTCGGCGGATAAAAGAGGAGCTTGGCCTTACGGCTTCTGCAGGTGTGGGCCCATCAAAGTTTATTGCCAAAATTGCATCCGACTTCAACAAGCCAGACGGACTAACCGTTGTGCATCCTGCAAAACTCCAAACGTTTTTGCATCCGCTTTCAGTAAGAAAAATGCCCGGCGTAGGGCCGGCAACCTATGCACGATTGGAGGAATTGGGGCTCTTGACCGTCGGCGTTTTGGCCGCGCTTAGCAGGGAGGAGGCGAGCAAGTTGTTTGGTAAACACGGGTTGCGCCTTTGGCACCTTGCAAACGGGCAAGACAATCGCCCCGTGCGGACCTCTCGCAAACGTAAATCTCGCAGTGCAGAACGCACATTTTCGGTCGACATGACTTCACGTTCTGAGA contains:
- the dinB gene encoding DNA polymerase IV, producing MTRRIIHIDMDAFYASVEQRDDPSLKGKPVVVGGNPFGRGVVSAASYEARAWGIHSAMPASQALKRCPHVVFLRGDFKKYRTISRQMRTILADYTELIEPVSLDECYLDVSELPDDLPTATAVAQEIRRRIKEELGLTASAGVGPSKFIAKIASDFNKPDGLTVVHPAKLQTFLHPLSVRKMPGVGPATYARLEELGLLTVGVLAALSREEASKLFGKHGLRLWHLANGQDNRPVRTSRKRKSRSAERTFSVDMTSRSEIVEMLRKLAMRVCEDIQREKLLARTVRIKVRYHDFTTLTRASTLVSPTDDAGLVGDVAVTLLRRTEPLPPIRLLGVGVANLIYPDAPRQLSLGL